In one window of Candidatus Omnitrophota bacterium DNA:
- a CDS encoding O-acetylhomoserine aminocarboxypropyltransferase/cysteine synthase has product MSQIDSKLKIESLLLHGGQEPDPATGSRAVPIYQTTSYNFKSSDHAANLFALKEFGNVYTRLMNPTTDVFEKRMALLEGGVGALAVASGQSATMIALMNITQCGDEIVSMNNLYGGTYSLLRNVFPRMGIKVAFVDSEDLKALEKAITPKTKAVFAEMVGNPKLNVLDIEKVAAIAHKNGVPLVVDNTATPYLVRPFDWGVDIAVYSATKFIGGHGTSIGGVIVDSGKFDWTSGKFPLIAADDPAYHGMNFVEHFKGLGNIAYIIKCRVSLLRPMGPAMSPFNAFMFLLGLETLHLRMPRHCANALEVAKFLKKSEGVTWVNYPGLPDSPYKALAGKYLPQGAGAIIGFGIKGGAKAGKKFIESLELVSHLANIGDAKTLAIHPATTTHSQLSEEDQLSTGVTQDFVRLSVGIEHADDIIADVAQALKKAGAQA; this is encoded by the coding sequence ATGTCCCAAATCGATTCCAAACTCAAGATTGAATCCCTTCTTCTGCACGGCGGACAGGAGCCGGACCCGGCGACCGGGTCGCGGGCCGTCCCTATTTATCAGACCACGTCCTATAATTTCAAATCCAGCGACCACGCGGCCAATCTGTTCGCCCTGAAGGAATTCGGCAATGTCTACACGCGGCTGATGAACCCCACGACCGACGTGTTTGAAAAACGCATGGCCCTGCTCGAGGGCGGGGTGGGGGCCCTGGCGGTGGCCAGCGGCCAGTCCGCGACCATGATCGCGCTGATGAACATCACCCAGTGCGGGGACGAGATCGTGTCCATGAACAACCTTTACGGCGGGACGTATTCCCTGTTGCGCAACGTTTTTCCCCGGATGGGCATCAAGGTCGCGTTCGTGGATTCGGAAGATCTCAAGGCCCTGGAAAAGGCCATCACGCCGAAGACCAAGGCGGTGTTCGCCGAGATGGTCGGGAACCCGAAGCTGAACGTGCTGGACATCGAAAAGGTCGCGGCCATCGCGCACAAAAACGGGGTCCCTCTGGTGGTGGACAACACGGCGACGCCCTATCTGGTCCGGCCGTTCGACTGGGGCGTGGACATCGCCGTGTATTCCGCGACCAAGTTCATCGGCGGGCACGGGACCTCCATCGGGGGCGTCATCGTGGACTCCGGAAAATTCGACTGGACCAGCGGCAAGTTCCCCCTGATCGCCGCGGACGATCCGGCCTATCACGGGATGAACTTCGTCGAGCATTTCAAGGGCCTGGGCAACATCGCGTATATCATCAAGTGCCGGGTCTCGCTGCTGCGGCCCATGGGCCCGGCGATGTCGCCGTTCAACGCGTTCATGTTCCTGCTGGGGCTGGAGACGCTCCATCTGCGCATGCCCCGGCACTGCGCCAACGCCCTGGAGGTCGCGAAGTTTTTAAAAAAGAGCGAGGGCGTGACCTGGGTGAATTACCCCGGCCTGCCGGACAGCCCGTACAAGGCCCTGGCCGGCAAATATCTGCCCCAAGGCGCCGGCGCCATCATCGGTTTCGGGATCAAGGGCGGCGCGAAAGCGGGAAAGAAATTCATCGAATCGCTGGAGCTCGTCTCCCACCTCGCCAACATCGGCGACGCCAAGACCCTGGCGATCCATCCGGCGACCACGACGCATTCCCAGTTGTCCGAGGAAGACCAGCTTTCCACCGGCGTGACGCAGGATTTCGTCCGGTTGTCGGTGGGGATCGAGCACGCGGACGACATCATCGCGGACGTCGCCCAGGCCCTGAAAAAAGCCGGGGCCCAGGCCTGA
- the mgtE gene encoding magnesium transporter: MKSGKPLEYWLELKSLIRQEDADDLHSFLKGISPVETARAVSKLDEMSRQKLLELLNPPDAADLLQDLPEEQAADMIGKMEPEDAAAIMDQISGSEQADILADVGDSTAEAILEAMPTEDAAVTRQLMTYPADTAGGLMNTEFLSYPEEYTVRQVIEDLQNNSRRYTDYHVQYAYVTAQSGVLLGVLRIRDLPLNPPETPVKSIMNVKPVHVKADSSLSELLQIFEEYSFLGIPVVGEGGVLAGVIRRDDVMAAAGDRDKNSFLKMSGIIGGEELRSMPLRLRSGRRLSWLVINIFLNLVSASVIAFYQETLAAVIALAVFLPIISDMSGSSGSQALAVSIRELTLGLVRPFEIAQVVLKEIGIGLVNGVILGGLLGLVALFWKGNFYLGIVVGGALAINTVVAVCVGGALPLILKMFRMDPALASGLILTTITDMCGFFFALYFATAMLPLLS, translated from the coding sequence ATGAAATCCGGAAAGCCCCTGGAATACTGGCTGGAACTCAAGTCGCTGATCAGACAGGAAGACGCGGACGATCTCCATTCTTTTCTCAAAGGCATCTCTCCCGTGGAAACGGCCCGGGCGGTCTCGAAGCTGGATGAAATGTCCCGGCAGAAACTTCTTGAGCTCTTGAACCCCCCGGACGCCGCGGATCTCCTCCAGGACCTTCCCGAGGAACAGGCGGCCGACATGATCGGGAAGATGGAGCCGGAAGACGCCGCCGCCATCATGGACCAGATCTCTGGTTCCGAGCAGGCCGACATCCTGGCGGACGTGGGGGATTCCACCGCCGAGGCGATCCTCGAGGCCATGCCGACGGAAGACGCCGCCGTCACCCGCCAGCTGATGACCTATCCGGCGGACACGGCCGGCGGGCTGATGAACACGGAATTTCTGTCCTACCCGGAAGAATACACGGTTCGTCAGGTCATTGAGGATCTGCAAAATAACAGCCGGCGGTACACGGATTATCATGTCCAGTATGCTTACGTCACGGCCCAATCCGGCGTCCTTCTGGGCGTTCTGCGGATCCGCGACCTTCCCTTGAACCCTCCGGAAACGCCTGTCAAGTCCATCATGAACGTGAAGCCCGTCCATGTGAAAGCGGACAGTTCCCTGTCGGAGCTCTTGCAGATTTTCGAGGAATACAGTTTCCTGGGCATTCCGGTCGTGGGGGAGGGAGGGGTCCTGGCGGGGGTCATCCGCCGGGACGATGTCATGGCCGCGGCCGGGGACCGGGACAAAAATTCTTTTTTGAAAATGAGCGGGATCATCGGCGGGGAGGAACTGCGTTCGATGCCGTTGCGCCTCCGTTCCGGCCGCCGTCTGTCCTGGCTGGTCATCAATATTTTTTTGAACCTTGTCTCCGCCAGCGTCATCGCGTTTTATCAGGAAACCCTGGCCGCGGTGATCGCGCTGGCGGTTTTTCTCCCGATCATCTCGGACATGAGCGGCAGTTCCGGGAGCCAGGCCTTGGCGGTGAGTATCCGGGAACTGACGCTGGGCCTGGTCCGTCCGTTTGAGATCGCCCAGGTGGTTTTGAAGGAGATCGGCATCGGTCTTGTCAACGGCGTGATCCTCGGGGGGCTCCTGGGCCTTGTGGCTTTGTTCTGGAAAGGGAATTTTTATCTCGGCATCGTTGTCGGGGGCGCGCTGGCCATCAACACGGTCGTCGCGGTCTGCGTGGGCGGGGCCCTGCCGCTGATCTTAAAGATGTTCCGGATGGACCCCGCGCTGGCCTCGGGGCTGATCCTGACGACCATCACCGATATGTGCGGGTTTTTCTTCGCGCTCTATTTCGCGACGGCGATGCTGCCGCTGTTATCATAG
- the nuoB gene encoding NADH-quinone oxidoreductase subunit NuoB gives MYHILKTRCLKGIVTDPGVAAGLRSAETEAAGRELQEIIRKKFGRSLHIREVDTGSCGGCESEIIATTNPIYDIQRFGISFVASPRHADCLLVTGPVSRNMVTALRRTYDAMPGPKFVISVGDCALDGGPFKGAYGVANGVPGVLPVVLHIPGCPPDPATIIRALLSFLKARG, from the coding sequence ATGTATCACATCCTGAAAACAAGATGCCTCAAAGGCATTGTCACGGATCCCGGCGTCGCCGCCGGCCTGCGCTCCGCTGAAACAGAGGCGGCCGGCCGCGAGCTGCAGGAGATCATCCGGAAAAAATTCGGCCGCTCGCTGCACATCCGCGAGGTGGACACCGGGTCCTGCGGCGGATGCGAGTCGGAGATCATAGCGACGACCAATCCCATCTATGACATCCAGCGGTTCGGCATCAGTTTCGTGGCCTCGCCACGCCACGCCGACTGCCTTCTGGTGACGGGCCCCGTGTCCAGGAACATGGTCACGGCCCTGCGGCGCACGTATGACGCCATGCCCGGGCCGAAATTCGTGATCTCTGTCGGTGACTGCGCGCTTGACGGCGGCCCTTTTAAAGGGGCGTATGGCGTCGCGAACGGAGTCCCCGGCGTCCTGCCGGTGGTCCTGCACATCCCGGGATGCCCGCCCGATCCCGCCACGATCATCAGAGCCCTGCTCTCTTTCCTGAAGGCCCGGGGCTGA
- a CDS encoding magnesium transporter CorA family protein: MLKRYHIIDGKLVENGADNCQVSVYITPDDAERAFLINQMQIDEHTLNSSLDPDELSRLEFEANHIALIIKRPKRYSSADNFLLKISSVGVFLFADKMVIVMPEEAVIFDGRPFQRLRSLQDVLLKVVFRCIQHFEDHLKVIQKISDELESEINKALTNKDLVYMFNLEKSLVYYLKAINSNSRVIEKLKANAAKIGFTTEESEFIEDVIIENGQCYEAANTYSQVLSNMMDAWVSVVSNNLNIRIKMLTILSFCVMVPTLIVSIFSMNVKMPMPQDGSLWPFWSIMGLVTVAIILIGLLWRRYHW; encoded by the coding sequence ATGCTGAAACGTTACCATATCATTGACGGAAAACTTGTTGAGAACGGCGCGGACAACTGCCAGGTCAGCGTGTACATCACGCCGGACGACGCGGAGAGGGCCTTTCTCATCAACCAGATGCAGATCGACGAGCACACCCTCAATTCCTCCCTGGACCCGGACGAGCTCTCCCGACTGGAATTCGAGGCCAACCACATCGCCCTCATCATCAAGCGCCCCAAACGGTACAGTTCCGCCGACAATTTCCTTTTGAAGATCTCCTCGGTCGGCGTGTTCCTGTTCGCCGACAAGATGGTAATCGTCATGCCGGAGGAGGCCGTGATCTTTGACGGCCGGCCGTTCCAGCGCCTGCGCTCCCTGCAGGACGTCCTGCTCAAGGTCGTGTTCCGCTGCATCCAGCATTTCGAGGACCACCTCAAGGTCATCCAGAAGATCTCCGACGAGCTGGAAAGCGAGATCAACAAGGCCCTCACCAACAAGGACCTTGTGTACATGTTCAACCTCGAGAAAAGTCTCGTGTATTACCTCAAGGCCATCAACTCCAACAGCCGGGTGATCGAGAAGCTCAAGGCCAACGCGGCCAAGATCGGTTTCACGACCGAGGAGAGCGAGTTCATCGAGGACGTTATCATCGAGAACGGCCAGTGTTACGAGGCCGCGAACACCTACTCCCAGGTCCTTTCCAACATGATGGACGCGTGGGTGTCGGTGGTGAGCAACAATCTCAACATCCGCATCAAGATGCTGACGATCCTTTCGTTTTGCGTGATGGTGCCGACCCTGATCGTGAGCATCTTTTCCATGAACGTCAAGATGCCCATGCCGCAGGACGGGTCCCTGTGGCCGTTCTGGTCGATCATGGGGCTGGTCACGGTCGCGATCATCCTGATCGGCCTGCTGTGGCGTCGTTACCACTGGTAA